Genomic segment of Clostridium sp. Marseille-P299:
TGAATATTGGAAATAACAGTTCTCTTAGATTCTGGAACCCCATGTTTTGGTTTATAGCAAATATAAGCAGACATTGATTCTGCGGTAACTAGACCAGGACGTTCACCAACAAGCATACAAATTACATCTGCATCCGTTGCTTGACCAATATCATCCATTGCACCAACTCTGGCATATTTAATAAAAAGAATTGGAGGTACATTAATCTGATACATGCTAAGTCCTTGTTTTAAAGCTGGTATCATATCTTCTACATTGGCTTCAATTGCAGAAGAGGATAAACCATCACCAACGATAATTAATACTTTTGGATTTTGACCACAAGTCTTTTTAATTACCTCTAGCTCTTCTTTGCCAAATCTTCTTCCAAGGTCTGGTCTTGTTAAATATTCATCTTTATCTTTACAAAGTGTTTTAACAAAAACAAAATTGTTTTTCTTAACAAAATCTTCTGAAACATCCGAGAAAACAGCATCTTGTGCTGCGGCATGGTCAGCTCTAACACGTAACATACTCATTGTTTTATATCGAGCACCTGCTCTACCAACACCAAGTCTTGCTGGTGTTTTACTCTTCATGTGAAGGTATTCTTCTTTATTCTTAGCATGGTCTAGTAAAAACCATGATTTTAAATCAATCTTTGTAATATCTGGTAAGCATTCTCCAGATACCACTGTACTTGCATTTGATGAAGTAGTTGTTGGTTTATTGACAGTATTGGTTGAATGATTACTGCTTACTGCCTGCCCTACCATCTGCTCTACCATTTGCTCTACCATTTTTCTCAAATTTTGTTCATCCATATACCAAGCTCCTTTCACAATCTTGAGACTTTGTGTGTAGCACAAATCTCTAGTTGAAAGAATATAATACTTTCAACTTTCCTACTTACTAGAATAAGACGGAAGCGTCACCGGCTAATTTTGTCAGCTTGCCTTTTTCGTCAATAAATCCCATTTTAAGCATCCATTCATGGAATGGTTTAATGGCGGTTAATCCAAACATTTCACGAAGTGCTGCTGTTTCATGATAACCAGTGGTCTGGTAATTAAGCATTACGTCATCGCCATGTGGAATACCCATAAAATAATTACAACCAGCAGTTGTAAGGAGTACGGAAAGATCCTCGATTGTATTTTGGTCCGCTTTCATATGGTTGGTATAACATGCATCGCATCCCATGGAGATTCCAGTTAATTTACCCATAAAATGATCTTCTAACCCTGCACGATTTACCTGACGACCATCGTATAAATACTCTGGACCAATAAATCCTACAACGGTATTAACAATGAATGGATTATAATGTTTTGCAAATCCATAGCAACGTGCTTCCATCGTTACTTGATCACAACCATGATGTGCTTCTGAAGATAACTCAGAACCTTGACCTGTTTCAAAATACATAACATTTGGTCCCTCGGCAGTACCTTCCGATAACGCAAGTTGCCTTGCTTCTTCAATAATAGCTGCATTAAAACCAAAGGCCTCATTTCCTTTTTGTGAACCAGCTATGGATTGGAAAATCAAATCAGAAGGAGCGCCTTTTCTAATTGCATCCATCTGAGTCGTTACGTGGGCAAGAACACAGGTCTGTGTTGGTATTTTAAATTTTTGTTTTATGTCTTCAAAACGTTTTAAGACACGAACAACACTTTCTGTTGAATCATCTACTGGGTTTAGACCAAGTAATGCATCGCCTGCACCAAAGGTTAAGCCTTCTAATAAAGATGCCATAATACCGTCAGGATCATCCGTTGGATGGTTTGGTTGAAGACGGCAACTTAAAGTACCAGGTTCACCAATAGTAGTATTACAATGAGCAGTGACACGAATCTTACTTGCACCATAGATCAAGTCCATATTTGACATTAACTTAGCAACAGCGGCTACCATTTCAGAGGTAATTCCTCTGCTAATTCTACGGATGTCAGCGCCTGTTGTATTTTCATCGAGAATCCATTCACGAAATTCTGCGACGGTCCAATTTTTAATCTCATTGTAGATTTTCTCATTCACATCATCTTGAATAATTCTAGTTACTTCGTCAATTTCGTAAGGTACTGCTGGATTATTTCTTAGCTGTTCTAATGTTATATTAGCTAGAACAACCTTAGCAGCTACTCGTTCTTCCGCCGATTCTGCTGCAAGCCCAGCTAGGGTATCTCCCGATTTTTCCTCATTTGCTTTTGCCATAACATCCATGAGAGATTTAAACTCATAGGTATGTCCAAACAATAGTGTCTTTAAAATCATAATTACCTCTCATTCCTCCGCCCACGGCGGCACAAATTTTAAAGAAAGAAGCCACATTGCGGTTCTTTTTAGAGAAAAAGTGATTTTTCATAAGAGTAAAAGTTTCATCCTTTTACTTTTCATCCTATCTACGTGTTTTTAATTGTGTTCTTAACGTGTTCACAATATTAACTTTACTTTTGTATGTGTACTTGCATTTATAGTATCCAAAATGTACTATTCTATTTATTAAAAACCAAAGTTTTTACTACGACTGGTAAAACGCTCCCTTCTGCAACGGGTTTACCAATATCGATATAATCTCCATTTTCAACATGTACACTATCAATGCAGATGACATCCTTTTTATATTCCAACTGCCGATACATAGTTTGTCCTAGAACCTTTGCCATATCATGTTCCACTAAAATTATTAGTGGTAACTCACGGTCAATAAGTTCCCTCATCCCACCAAGTAAACCTTTTGCATAGTCAGAAACCATTGTAAATGACGGTGATTTTTCTCCTTCAAAGGCAATTGCTACACGCTGTAAATCACCTTCTAATTTAAACCAATTCAGTTTCGTTTTAATTGCT
This window contains:
- the eutC gene encoding ethanolamine ammonia-lyase subunit EutC, producing MDEQNLRKMVEQMVEQMVGQAVSSNHSTNTVNKPTTTSSNASTVVSGECLPDITKIDLKSWFLLDHAKNKEEYLHMKSKTPARLGVGRAGARYKTMSMLRVRADHAAAQDAVFSDVSEDFVKKNNFVFVKTLCKDKDEYLTRPDLGRRFGKEELEVIKKTCGQNPKVLIIVGDGLSSSAIEANVEDMIPALKQGLSMYQINVPPILFIKYARVGAMDDIGQATDADVICMLVGERPGLVTAESMSAYICYKPKHGVPESKRTVISNIHRGGTTPVEAGAHAAELIKKMLDKKASGIELK
- a CDS encoding ethanolamine ammonia-lyase subunit EutB, which codes for MILKTLLFGHTYEFKSLMDVMAKANEEKSGDTLAGLAAESAEERVAAKVVLANITLEQLRNNPAVPYEIDEVTRIIQDDVNEKIYNEIKNWTVAEFREWILDENTTGADIRRISRGITSEMVAAVAKLMSNMDLIYGASKIRVTAHCNTTIGEPGTLSCRLQPNHPTDDPDGIMASLLEGLTFGAGDALLGLNPVDDSTESVVRVLKRFEDIKQKFKIPTQTCVLAHVTTQMDAIRKGAPSDLIFQSIAGSQKGNEAFGFNAAIIEEARQLALSEGTAEGPNVMYFETGQGSELSSEAHHGCDQVTMEARCYGFAKHYNPFIVNTVVGFIGPEYLYDGRQVNRAGLEDHFMGKLTGISMGCDACYTNHMKADQNTIEDLSVLLTTAGCNYFMGIPHGDDVMLNYQTTGYHETAALREMFGLTAIKPFHEWMLKMGFIDEKGKLTKLAGDASVLF